In the genome of Triticum urartu cultivar G1812 chromosome 5, Tu2.1, whole genome shotgun sequence, one region contains:
- the LOC125506591 gene encoding uncharacterized protein LOC125506591 gives MPGTTRTWLVVATVLVAATVATANVETGELGEYYMKRSQEARFRRGGPLHDIISAAHRYHQNLFSSRYGSGRRYLLEEGEAAAGAEAPADSTGDATPIHNTLRDHEMMGA, from the exons ATGCCGGGGACGACGAGGACATGGCTGGTGGTGGCGACGGTGCTCGTGGCCGCCACGGTGGCGACGGCGAACGTGGAGACGGGTGAGTTGGGGGAGTACTATATGAAGCGCTCGCAGGAGGCCCGGTTCCGGCGAGGCGGCCCCCTCCATGACATCATCAGCGCCGCTCATCGCTACCACCAGAACCTCTTCAGTTCCAG GTACGGCTCAGGCCGGCGGTACCTCCTGGAGGAGGGAGAAGCAGCAGCCGGCGCGGAAGCCCCCGCCGACTCTACCGGCGATGCTACTCCTATCCACAATACGCTCAGGGATCACGAAATGATGGGCGCATAA
- the LOC125508831 gene encoding uncharacterized protein LOC125508831 isoform X1 yields the protein MAAKEADGDRFIEMVSAGALYRGGEWERKYWSCSRGKDRYPYSVGYHAVRHFSGISYAMEIRQGPRGPVFQVTSTEGDCATGQTPDIAWKNFHKKTGAKVRDWQRVGSFPQKIDGVELFGFKNASVQRLLRQLLVDSTGFGIDMPSPKIYGAASPSTDTVAADVSDDHKEQHVCLDKTVVTAKRSMNPIQEEGTAKRAHNQDMLTSVDNSTVELDKSARQSFNKGDPVSNSQLSVVSTPICMPPLLEEIPCDSKCTLVNDNLGDYVPNSSQEDGLSSSSYLGSEKSDLEAAEKEVARSMMTFLLPQAIPLLEKTYRRRKVKQKKKEDAVLARSVAAQNPSADGCKAGATSPTSVGEGNMNGSQTHVHKEPLCEAVKDIGPNDDCMKEQISKSDDMKAVVADSFEDDGQIGGDSRSKPTGAHHEFDDACSKEPNENLKLLKSTRENHAQFSESQVEVHNRKDIPDVVYDHEKGQYVLSDSLLACLEEEFGMDDSSHPAHYNHGNSNVEPVQRQHQLKDPKEGNNGSSISTDRAGDKNMGNGHDVSHALSNINHVNGLLSKHPGTSARGSDHHLELMGCYLHPMPVLSIMLNTKDSSSLHIYVLCGSSESCNRFLYIYDITLNDHHEKPPNFVGYTTLLLPSLEQASTGNSTLGRSGIQFTPDGQFLVLLSSIRIPCCRMQSIDCSCSLCKVDQCGDNSLKIVSVNLGYISLLTKLMPSGTVSCFLISEPNYVVAAEDSRNLHVWIMVTGWSVISEEYVISSSGNVGPSILELRKMPKSSSLIIGHDGAGGFCLWDISKRTLLSTFAAPGNIVFQILPLGLCSLQEDVVHSSVDDIERRLQEITVSEMSEKDDDESSLMLSGKDIAVWIMVSSASVAEYQHDLRAKEHNARWRLALLANNKVLMGNIFDPRATSVDACGNHGFAGTHGGFFYMWELSSGRKLTSTQCFNCARVSCVAVDAKSSVVAVADDGCQLLLYAQKRV from the exons ATGGCGGCGAAGGAGGCTGACGGGGACCGCTTCATCGAGATGGTGTCGGCGGGGGCGCTTTACCGCGGCGGCGAATGGGAGCGCAAGTACTGGAGCTGCTCAAGG GGCAAAGATCGGTACCCGTACTCAGTGGGCTATCACGCCGTCCGCCATTTCTCCGGGATATCGTACGCCATGGAGATCCGGCAAGGACCCAGAGGGCCTGTATTCCAG GTCACATCCACCGAGGGAGATTGCGCGACAGGCCAGACACCGGATATAGCTTGGAAGAACTTCCACAAGAAGACAGGGGCCAAAGTCAGGGACTGGCAGAGGGTGGGGAGCTTCCCTCAGAAGATTGACGGTGTCGAG CTTTTTGGGTTCAAAAATGCATCTGTTCAGAGACTGCTTCGTCAGCTTCTAGTAGATTCGACTGGATTTGGAATAGACATGCCTTCTCCAAAAATTTATGGTGCTGCTTCACCGTCAACTGATACGGTTGCAGCTGATGTTTCTGATGATCACAAAGAGCAGCATGTTTGTTTGGACAAGACAGTTGTAACTGCTAAAAGAAGTATGAACCCGATCCAGGAGGAAGGTACTGCTAAGAGAGCCCACAACCAGGATATGTTGACTTCAGTTGATAACAGCACAGTAGAGTTGGATAAATCTGCTCGTCAAAGTTTCAACAAG GGAGATCCTGTAAGCAACTCACAGTTGTCTGTTGTTTCTACTCCAATATGCATGCCTCCATTGCTGGAGGAAATACCCTGTGATTCAAAATGCACTCTGGTTAATGATAATTTGGGAGATTATGTTCCAAATTCATCTCAGGAAGATGGTTTATCTTCCAGTTCTTATTTAGGCTCTGAAAAGTCTGACTTGGAAGCAGCAGAGAAGGAAGTAGCTAGGTCTATGATGACATTTTTGCTTCCCCAAGCTATCCCCCTTCTGGAGAAAACTTACAGAAGAAGGAAGGTTaagcaaaaaaagaaagaagatgCAGTTTTAGCGAGAAGTGTTGCAGCTCAAAATCCCTCTGCTGATGGTTGCAAAG CAGGTGCCACTTCGCCTACAAGTGTTGGTGAAGGGAATATGAATGGCTCTCAAACACATGTACACAAGGAACCTCTGTGTGAGGCGGTTAAAGACATCGGTCCTAATGATGATTGCATGAAAGAACAGATCTCTAAATCAGACGACATGAAAGCTGTTGTCGCAGATAGTTTTGAGGATGATGGACAGATTGGGGGTGACAGCAGATCCAAACCTACGGGTGCTCACCATGAGTTTGATGATGCATGCTCTAAGGAACCTAACGAGAACTTAAAGTTGTTAAAGAGCACAAGGGAAAATCATGCTCAATTTTCTGAGAGTCAGGTTGAGGTACACAATAGAAAGGATATTCCTGATGTGGTATATGATCATGAGAAAGGTCAGTATGTTTTGTCTGATTCGCTCCTTGCTTGTCTAGAGGAAGAGTTTGGCATGGATGATAGTTCCCACCCCGCGCACTACAATCATGGTAACAGCAATGTTGAACCAGTGCAACGCCAACATCAGTTGAAGGACCCAAAAGAAGGCAACAATGGCTCTTCAATATCCACAGACAGGGCAGGTGACAAGAACATGGGCAATGGACACGATGTTTCTCATGCACTTTCAAACATTAATCATGTGAATGGTCTACTATCCAAACACCCAGGAACATCAGCAAGAGGATCAGATCATCATCTAGAACTTATGGGCTGCTACCTGCACCCGATGCCCGTCTTGTCTATCATGCTGAACACCAAAGACAGTAGCAGCTTAcatatttatgtactttgtggaTCTTCAGAGAGCTGTAATAGATTTCTCTACATATATGACATCACTCTTAATGATCACCATGAGAAACCACCTAATTTTGTCGGTTACACTACCCTTCTACTACCCTCATTGGAGCAGGCTTCTACCGGGAAT TCTACACTTGGAAGATCCGGGATACAGTTTACACCTGATGGGCAGTTTCTTGTCCTCCTTAGCAGTATACGGATACCATGTTGCAG GATGCAAAGCATTGATTGTTCATGCTCCTTGTGTAAAGTGGATCAGTGCGGTGACAATTCTCTGAAAATTGTATCTGTTAACTTGGGCTACATCTCGCTGTTGACCAAATTGATGCCTTCTGGGACAGTGTCTTGCTTTTTGATATCTGAGCCAAATTATGTTGTAGCAGCGGAAGACAGCAGAAACTTGCATGTATGGATTATGGTCACTGGATGGAG TGTGATCTCTGAGGAGTATGTCATTTCTAGTTCCGGTAATGTGGGTCCCTCAATACTGGAGCTTAGAAAAATGCCAAAAAGCAGCTCTCTCATTATTGGCCATGATGGCGCAGGTGGCTTTTGTTTGTG GGACATCTCCAAGCGAACACTTTTGTCAACTTTTGCAGCTCCAGGGAACATCGTCTTCCAGATTCTTCCTCTAGGCCTCTGTAGTTTACAGGAGGATGTCGTTCATTCTTCAGTTGATGACATAGAGAGAAGGTTACAAGAGATCACAGTGAGTGAGATGTCAGAAAAAGATGACGATGAGTCCAGTCTGATGTTATCAGGAAAAGATATAGCGGTTTGGATTATGGTATCTTCTGCTTCAGTAGCTGAGTACCAACATGACCTTCGAGCAAAAGAACACAATGCTCGATGGAGGCTAGCTCTGCTGGCAAACAATAAAGTTTTAATGGGAAATATTTTTGATCCAAG GGCTACTTCTGTAGATGCCTGTGGTAATCATGGATTTGCTGGAACACATGGAGGTTTCTTCTATATGTGGGAATTATCTTCTGGGAGAAAGCTTACCAGCACACAGTGCTTCAATT GTGCTCGAGTTTCCTGTGTTGCTGTTGATGCCAAATCAAGCGTAGTGGCAGTAGCTGACGATGGCTGCCAGCTATTACTTTACGCTCAAAAGAGGGTGTAA
- the LOC125508831 gene encoding uncharacterized protein LOC125508831 isoform X2, with translation MAAKEADGDRFIEMVSAGALYRGGEWERKYWSCSRGKDRYPYSVGYHAVRHFSGISYAMEIRQGPRGPVFQVTSTEGDCATGQTPDIAWKNFHKKTGAKVRDWQRVGSFPQKIDGVELFGFKNASVQRLLRQLLVDSTGFGIDMPSPKIYGAASPSTDTVAADVSDDHKEQHVCLDKTVVTAKRSMNPIQEEGTAKRAHNQDMLTSVDNSTVELDKSARQSFNKGDPVSNSQLSVVSTPICMPPLLEEIPCDSKCTLVNDNLGDYVPNSSQEDGLSSSSYLGSEKSDLEAAEKEVARSMMTFLLPQAIPLLEKTYRRRKVKQKKKEDAVLARSVAAQNPSADGCKGATSPTSVGEGNMNGSQTHVHKEPLCEAVKDIGPNDDCMKEQISKSDDMKAVVADSFEDDGQIGGDSRSKPTGAHHEFDDACSKEPNENLKLLKSTRENHAQFSESQVEVHNRKDIPDVVYDHEKGQYVLSDSLLACLEEEFGMDDSSHPAHYNHGNSNVEPVQRQHQLKDPKEGNNGSSISTDRAGDKNMGNGHDVSHALSNINHVNGLLSKHPGTSARGSDHHLELMGCYLHPMPVLSIMLNTKDSSSLHIYVLCGSSESCNRFLYIYDITLNDHHEKPPNFVGYTTLLLPSLEQASTGNSTLGRSGIQFTPDGQFLVLLSSIRIPCCRMQSIDCSCSLCKVDQCGDNSLKIVSVNLGYISLLTKLMPSGTVSCFLISEPNYVVAAEDSRNLHVWIMVTGWSVISEEYVISSSGNVGPSILELRKMPKSSSLIIGHDGAGGFCLWDISKRTLLSTFAAPGNIVFQILPLGLCSLQEDVVHSSVDDIERRLQEITVSEMSEKDDDESSLMLSGKDIAVWIMVSSASVAEYQHDLRAKEHNARWRLALLANNKVLMGNIFDPRATSVDACGNHGFAGTHGGFFYMWELSSGRKLTSTQCFNCARVSCVAVDAKSSVVAVADDGCQLLLYAQKRV, from the exons ATGGCGGCGAAGGAGGCTGACGGGGACCGCTTCATCGAGATGGTGTCGGCGGGGGCGCTTTACCGCGGCGGCGAATGGGAGCGCAAGTACTGGAGCTGCTCAAGG GGCAAAGATCGGTACCCGTACTCAGTGGGCTATCACGCCGTCCGCCATTTCTCCGGGATATCGTACGCCATGGAGATCCGGCAAGGACCCAGAGGGCCTGTATTCCAG GTCACATCCACCGAGGGAGATTGCGCGACAGGCCAGACACCGGATATAGCTTGGAAGAACTTCCACAAGAAGACAGGGGCCAAAGTCAGGGACTGGCAGAGGGTGGGGAGCTTCCCTCAGAAGATTGACGGTGTCGAG CTTTTTGGGTTCAAAAATGCATCTGTTCAGAGACTGCTTCGTCAGCTTCTAGTAGATTCGACTGGATTTGGAATAGACATGCCTTCTCCAAAAATTTATGGTGCTGCTTCACCGTCAACTGATACGGTTGCAGCTGATGTTTCTGATGATCACAAAGAGCAGCATGTTTGTTTGGACAAGACAGTTGTAACTGCTAAAAGAAGTATGAACCCGATCCAGGAGGAAGGTACTGCTAAGAGAGCCCACAACCAGGATATGTTGACTTCAGTTGATAACAGCACAGTAGAGTTGGATAAATCTGCTCGTCAAAGTTTCAACAAG GGAGATCCTGTAAGCAACTCACAGTTGTCTGTTGTTTCTACTCCAATATGCATGCCTCCATTGCTGGAGGAAATACCCTGTGATTCAAAATGCACTCTGGTTAATGATAATTTGGGAGATTATGTTCCAAATTCATCTCAGGAAGATGGTTTATCTTCCAGTTCTTATTTAGGCTCTGAAAAGTCTGACTTGGAAGCAGCAGAGAAGGAAGTAGCTAGGTCTATGATGACATTTTTGCTTCCCCAAGCTATCCCCCTTCTGGAGAAAACTTACAGAAGAAGGAAGGTTaagcaaaaaaagaaagaagatgCAGTTTTAGCGAGAAGTGTTGCAGCTCAAAATCCCTCTGCTGATGGTTGCAAAG GTGCCACTTCGCCTACAAGTGTTGGTGAAGGGAATATGAATGGCTCTCAAACACATGTACACAAGGAACCTCTGTGTGAGGCGGTTAAAGACATCGGTCCTAATGATGATTGCATGAAAGAACAGATCTCTAAATCAGACGACATGAAAGCTGTTGTCGCAGATAGTTTTGAGGATGATGGACAGATTGGGGGTGACAGCAGATCCAAACCTACGGGTGCTCACCATGAGTTTGATGATGCATGCTCTAAGGAACCTAACGAGAACTTAAAGTTGTTAAAGAGCACAAGGGAAAATCATGCTCAATTTTCTGAGAGTCAGGTTGAGGTACACAATAGAAAGGATATTCCTGATGTGGTATATGATCATGAGAAAGGTCAGTATGTTTTGTCTGATTCGCTCCTTGCTTGTCTAGAGGAAGAGTTTGGCATGGATGATAGTTCCCACCCCGCGCACTACAATCATGGTAACAGCAATGTTGAACCAGTGCAACGCCAACATCAGTTGAAGGACCCAAAAGAAGGCAACAATGGCTCTTCAATATCCACAGACAGGGCAGGTGACAAGAACATGGGCAATGGACACGATGTTTCTCATGCACTTTCAAACATTAATCATGTGAATGGTCTACTATCCAAACACCCAGGAACATCAGCAAGAGGATCAGATCATCATCTAGAACTTATGGGCTGCTACCTGCACCCGATGCCCGTCTTGTCTATCATGCTGAACACCAAAGACAGTAGCAGCTTAcatatttatgtactttgtggaTCTTCAGAGAGCTGTAATAGATTTCTCTACATATATGACATCACTCTTAATGATCACCATGAGAAACCACCTAATTTTGTCGGTTACACTACCCTTCTACTACCCTCATTGGAGCAGGCTTCTACCGGGAAT TCTACACTTGGAAGATCCGGGATACAGTTTACACCTGATGGGCAGTTTCTTGTCCTCCTTAGCAGTATACGGATACCATGTTGCAG GATGCAAAGCATTGATTGTTCATGCTCCTTGTGTAAAGTGGATCAGTGCGGTGACAATTCTCTGAAAATTGTATCTGTTAACTTGGGCTACATCTCGCTGTTGACCAAATTGATGCCTTCTGGGACAGTGTCTTGCTTTTTGATATCTGAGCCAAATTATGTTGTAGCAGCGGAAGACAGCAGAAACTTGCATGTATGGATTATGGTCACTGGATGGAG TGTGATCTCTGAGGAGTATGTCATTTCTAGTTCCGGTAATGTGGGTCCCTCAATACTGGAGCTTAGAAAAATGCCAAAAAGCAGCTCTCTCATTATTGGCCATGATGGCGCAGGTGGCTTTTGTTTGTG GGACATCTCCAAGCGAACACTTTTGTCAACTTTTGCAGCTCCAGGGAACATCGTCTTCCAGATTCTTCCTCTAGGCCTCTGTAGTTTACAGGAGGATGTCGTTCATTCTTCAGTTGATGACATAGAGAGAAGGTTACAAGAGATCACAGTGAGTGAGATGTCAGAAAAAGATGACGATGAGTCCAGTCTGATGTTATCAGGAAAAGATATAGCGGTTTGGATTATGGTATCTTCTGCTTCAGTAGCTGAGTACCAACATGACCTTCGAGCAAAAGAACACAATGCTCGATGGAGGCTAGCTCTGCTGGCAAACAATAAAGTTTTAATGGGAAATATTTTTGATCCAAG GGCTACTTCTGTAGATGCCTGTGGTAATCATGGATTTGCTGGAACACATGGAGGTTTCTTCTATATGTGGGAATTATCTTCTGGGAGAAAGCTTACCAGCACACAGTGCTTCAATT GTGCTCGAGTTTCCTGTGTTGCTGTTGATGCCAAATCAAGCGTAGTGGCAGTAGCTGACGATGGCTGCCAGCTATTACTTTACGCTCAAAAGAGGGTGTAA
- the LOC125508831 gene encoding uncharacterized protein LOC125508831 isoform X3, with amino-acid sequence MAAKEADGDRFIEMVSAGALYRGGEWERKYWSCSRGKDRYPYSVGYHAVRHFSGISYAMEIRQGPRGPVFQVTSTEGDCATGQTPDIAWKNFHKKTGAKVRDWQRVGSFPQKIDGVELFGFKNASVQRLLRQLLVDSTGFGIDMPSPKIYGAASPSTDTVAADVSDDHKEQHVCLDKTVVTAKRSMNPIQEEGTAKRAHNQDMLTSVDNSTVELDKSARQSFNKGDPVSNSQLSVVSTPICMPPLLEEIPCDSKCTLVNDNLGDYVPNSSQEDGLSSSSYLGSEKSDLEAAEKEVARSMMTFLLPQAIPLLEKTYRRRKVKQKKKEDAVLARSVAAQNPSADGCKAGATSPTSVGEGNMNGSQTHVHKEPLCEAVKDIGPNDDCMKEQISKSDDMKAVVADSFEDDGQIGGDSRSKPTGAHHEFDDACSKEPNENLKLLKSTRENHAQFSESQVEVHNRKDIPDVVYDHEKGQYVLSDSLLACLEEEFGMDDSSHPAHYNHGNSNVEPVQRQHQLKDPKEGNNGSSISTDRAGDKNMGNGHDVSHALSNINHVNGLLSKHPGTSARGSDHHLELMGCYLHPMPVLSIMLNTKDSSSLHIYVLCGSSESCNRFLYIYDITLNDHHEKPPNFVGYTTLLLPSLEQASTGNSTLGRSGIQFTPDGQFLVLLSSIRIPCCRMQSIDCSCSLCKVDQCGDNSLKIVSVNLGYISLLTKLMPSGTVSCFLISEPNYVVAAEDSRNLHVWIMVTGWSVISEEYVISSSGNVGPSILELRKMPKSSSLIIGHDGAGGFCLCSREHRLPDSSSRPL; translated from the exons ATGGCGGCGAAGGAGGCTGACGGGGACCGCTTCATCGAGATGGTGTCGGCGGGGGCGCTTTACCGCGGCGGCGAATGGGAGCGCAAGTACTGGAGCTGCTCAAGG GGCAAAGATCGGTACCCGTACTCAGTGGGCTATCACGCCGTCCGCCATTTCTCCGGGATATCGTACGCCATGGAGATCCGGCAAGGACCCAGAGGGCCTGTATTCCAG GTCACATCCACCGAGGGAGATTGCGCGACAGGCCAGACACCGGATATAGCTTGGAAGAACTTCCACAAGAAGACAGGGGCCAAAGTCAGGGACTGGCAGAGGGTGGGGAGCTTCCCTCAGAAGATTGACGGTGTCGAG CTTTTTGGGTTCAAAAATGCATCTGTTCAGAGACTGCTTCGTCAGCTTCTAGTAGATTCGACTGGATTTGGAATAGACATGCCTTCTCCAAAAATTTATGGTGCTGCTTCACCGTCAACTGATACGGTTGCAGCTGATGTTTCTGATGATCACAAAGAGCAGCATGTTTGTTTGGACAAGACAGTTGTAACTGCTAAAAGAAGTATGAACCCGATCCAGGAGGAAGGTACTGCTAAGAGAGCCCACAACCAGGATATGTTGACTTCAGTTGATAACAGCACAGTAGAGTTGGATAAATCTGCTCGTCAAAGTTTCAACAAG GGAGATCCTGTAAGCAACTCACAGTTGTCTGTTGTTTCTACTCCAATATGCATGCCTCCATTGCTGGAGGAAATACCCTGTGATTCAAAATGCACTCTGGTTAATGATAATTTGGGAGATTATGTTCCAAATTCATCTCAGGAAGATGGTTTATCTTCCAGTTCTTATTTAGGCTCTGAAAAGTCTGACTTGGAAGCAGCAGAGAAGGAAGTAGCTAGGTCTATGATGACATTTTTGCTTCCCCAAGCTATCCCCCTTCTGGAGAAAACTTACAGAAGAAGGAAGGTTaagcaaaaaaagaaagaagatgCAGTTTTAGCGAGAAGTGTTGCAGCTCAAAATCCCTCTGCTGATGGTTGCAAAG CAGGTGCCACTTCGCCTACAAGTGTTGGTGAAGGGAATATGAATGGCTCTCAAACACATGTACACAAGGAACCTCTGTGTGAGGCGGTTAAAGACATCGGTCCTAATGATGATTGCATGAAAGAACAGATCTCTAAATCAGACGACATGAAAGCTGTTGTCGCAGATAGTTTTGAGGATGATGGACAGATTGGGGGTGACAGCAGATCCAAACCTACGGGTGCTCACCATGAGTTTGATGATGCATGCTCTAAGGAACCTAACGAGAACTTAAAGTTGTTAAAGAGCACAAGGGAAAATCATGCTCAATTTTCTGAGAGTCAGGTTGAGGTACACAATAGAAAGGATATTCCTGATGTGGTATATGATCATGAGAAAGGTCAGTATGTTTTGTCTGATTCGCTCCTTGCTTGTCTAGAGGAAGAGTTTGGCATGGATGATAGTTCCCACCCCGCGCACTACAATCATGGTAACAGCAATGTTGAACCAGTGCAACGCCAACATCAGTTGAAGGACCCAAAAGAAGGCAACAATGGCTCTTCAATATCCACAGACAGGGCAGGTGACAAGAACATGGGCAATGGACACGATGTTTCTCATGCACTTTCAAACATTAATCATGTGAATGGTCTACTATCCAAACACCCAGGAACATCAGCAAGAGGATCAGATCATCATCTAGAACTTATGGGCTGCTACCTGCACCCGATGCCCGTCTTGTCTATCATGCTGAACACCAAAGACAGTAGCAGCTTAcatatttatgtactttgtggaTCTTCAGAGAGCTGTAATAGATTTCTCTACATATATGACATCACTCTTAATGATCACCATGAGAAACCACCTAATTTTGTCGGTTACACTACCCTTCTACTACCCTCATTGGAGCAGGCTTCTACCGGGAAT TCTACACTTGGAAGATCCGGGATACAGTTTACACCTGATGGGCAGTTTCTTGTCCTCCTTAGCAGTATACGGATACCATGTTGCAG GATGCAAAGCATTGATTGTTCATGCTCCTTGTGTAAAGTGGATCAGTGCGGTGACAATTCTCTGAAAATTGTATCTGTTAACTTGGGCTACATCTCGCTGTTGACCAAATTGATGCCTTCTGGGACAGTGTCTTGCTTTTTGATATCTGAGCCAAATTATGTTGTAGCAGCGGAAGACAGCAGAAACTTGCATGTATGGATTATGGTCACTGGATGGAG TGTGATCTCTGAGGAGTATGTCATTTCTAGTTCCGGTAATGTGGGTCCCTCAATACTGGAGCTTAGAAAAATGCCAAAAAGCAGCTCTCTCATTATTGGCCATGATGGCGCAGGTGGCTTTTGTTTGTG CTCCAGGGAACATCGTCTTCCAGATTCTTCCTCTAGGCCTCTGTAG